Genomic window (Gadus macrocephalus chromosome 13, ASM3116895v1):
TATCTGTTGTTTTAAATCCAAGCTTTAGAAGATTAATTGGTGTGTTTTAAGTCGTTCATAAGATATTTTGGTGAATTTGTCTTTTGATGGAAGCAAATCACAAACCATAATGTTTTGAATtgaaaagccattgaattttgTACATGGAATGGAATTTCCATTTACAGCCATTGAATGCAGCCATTTCATAACATTGCAATACTACAGTTTGAAAACTAGGTCGTTAGAAtttatttgttttgcatttaccTCTTGTAATTCAAATATGGCATATAAAGTTGTCTCAGTTCAAGtgaaatgataaaaaatatatatatatatttgaaactaAAACATTATGGCAGTGATTTGCTTCCATATTCATCACAGTTTTTATTGTACAGAAAAtagtatatgtatatttttttttacaaaagaaACTGGGAATGTATACTCACGATATTTCATCCCAAATCAAAATTCTAGTACCTTAGCCCCAGAAATAATTATACACTAATCATCATCGAGCTCCCACATCACAaatcaaaataaacattttccTCTGAGCAGGGAAGAAAGACCATTCAGAACATTCAGCCTAACCTTTGGGCTGTAGACCTGCGTAGTAAAAACTGTGTTTGGAAGACGTTCGACGATATCTGAGAAGTTTCatttgtacccccccccccccccccacacacccacacacattccgtggctctctctctactgcgcTCATTTTGCAGCGATCCCACAGTGTCTCGGATCCGACGGTCGCGTCCATCTTCAGGTCGTCGTGGAGGAGGCCGACGGCGCCTgtgatgtgtctctctctgtgggcgTGGCGCCGTAGAGCCCCCCGCTGCTCtccgtcccctccccctcctcgtccGACAGAGACGCCAGGGGGGTGTCTCTGCCGTTGCCGTTGGCGGCAGGGCTCTGGCTGTTGGTGGAGGActcagaggaggtggaggacacgCGGGACTTGCCGTCGAGCCCCTCCAGCACGTGGCGGAAGAGTCCGTGGTGGACGACCTCGccgtggtggttgttgttgttgttgttcccgGGCGCCTGACCTTGGGGGGTTGGATTAAaacataacatttaaaaaacatgactttgaaaaatacaaaaaagactGACCTTTACTGGTGTAGTTGCTCCAGCTTTGACTGAATGTTTGCTTTGGATAAACGTTTCTGCTGAATAAGTACATGATAATGTTCCCGCCATTGGCCTACAGTGGCCAATAGACCAGAAGCAGCTAGACATCCATGTAAACAGACATAGTAGCAATGTTGACCTAAATGTGAAGCTCAGCTCTCATGAACTCCCTCTagggcagtggttcccaaactttttttcaggggacccccttttggacttgagactgttttcgcgaccccccgccccgcgcgacagcaccgccccccccccccccccccccccaaatttaGTGCATTAATGTtactatgcataataataatgttcaaaatcattattattattattgttattattattattatcattattattatgcagtagtaatcatcaccattattattattgttatttttaataatgttattattactatgtaATATAAATCTTCAGAGACAGCCATGTAAATATGCAAATATAGCCTTTTGGCTTAAGTtttattataaaacaataaaaaatgtattcatcgcagcagcagcagcagcagcctttcTTTTTTGACCGAGTGCGAGAAATTTCTCCATCGTGAAATCAACGAGATAGAATTATGGTCGTCGCTGAGGAAAACTGAATCACTGAATTAATCACTGCGGGCCGATTATCAGACTGACGTTCGATGGCGGGACAAACCGACAAATATAGAATCAAAGGGTGGGGTTACAGGGGGTTCTTTTCAAAGGTGGATTTCTCCCTGCAAAGTGGCTGTGCATTAAAAGCCTATTCTGACGCCAgtattttaatataatgtttCATCTAATtattcgtatatatatatattatttttttttaatttatttatttttttaatatgcaaactgGCCCATCTCTCCGCGACCCCCCGGGGGGTCGCGACCCCCAGTTTGGGAACCGCTGCTCTAGGGTCTCTTGGTGATGAGGTTATCTGTCTGGCTTTGTGTGTTCATTGCACACGTGACATACATGCCAGACATGTACACTGTGGGAATCTATAGACACAGTGTTAGTGTCAACTTTAACTACCACTTTGACaagcaaagaaaacaaagcaaACATTGTTAAATTCTCACTTACCCAAAGAAAAAGTTTATAGCaaaacctttctctctctcactcttgtcctaaagcttgttttttttaatatatttctgCTTAACTTCTCTTATCTCCCCGTCCCTCTCTCAGCTCCGTACCTGGCAGTGGAGAGTTGAGCATGCTCTCTTCTCCAGAGCTGAAGAACACATCGAAGGCGTCCTGGTCTGAGATGTCGAAGTGTTCCATCTGGTCCAGAAGGTCCACGTTCACCTCCATGGAGGATATGCTGCCGATGGGAGCTGGCCCATGCAAGTAAAATCAATTAAAGTGTGTGTTGGAGAGATGCCGTGtcgatgtttgtgtgtgtatcgttgttgtttgggtgtgtttgtctgcctccctccgtgtgtgagtgtgtgtctctatcgctgtttgtgcatgtttgtttgtattggtGTGCGTTTGTTATTGTGCATGGCGGTCTGTCTTTTCCAGTGTGTGTTGGATTGTGTTGAGTGCCATTTGAAGGGGTCCTCATAGACAGGCAGACTGTTGTTTggatgagagggttagggttagggttagggttagggttaggtttagggttagggttaggggggacTCACGTCGTCGGTGCTCCCGGATGGCCAGGTGTGCGGCGGAGAGGTACATGTCCACGTCGTGCTGGAACACCTCCTCAAAGAAGCGCCGCTCCTTCAGCCTCAGCTGCTGGCCTGCCGTGTCCACGTCTGCTCCCCGCTGGCCCGGCTCGCCCTCCGCTGCAGGCACAGGAACCGGGGAAGAAGGAAGAGAGTTAGACGGTTGGCTCTGCTGCTGTTTGCCCTGGTTGTCACTAGGGGGCGACATTCAGCCAAGTGTGCGTCGGGAAAAGACAGGATCAAGTGCATCTGCTGGAATGGTGTTTGGTGAATCTTTCTTGTGTTTTTCgcacatacatatgtatgtgcGAAAAACTATATTTAAACTTCTAATTATATTTACGcatattattttttgtatttattaaaagGTCGATGACCCAATGCCACAAGGTTACAGATACAGCATCATCTGTTTGTATACTGGATACTGCTCCTGGTTCTACTAGATTCAGAACCACCATCGTCTGCAGCTCCCTCTGCACCGGTCAGCAGCCAGCTCTCATGGGAACATAATCTTGTTTAGGACTCCTATCCCTCTTTGCACCTCATCAGCACCGTTGAATAAAGGAGTGagtgggaggatgaggaggaggaggtggtgggagctGCATGCCTCCTAGGATGTTTAGATAAAAGGGAGGACCATCCATTGACACAGTGTAAATACTACAGCGTGTGGGTTTCCGTTGAGCAGGAGGTACTTGAGTTGTGTTTTCAAATTGTGCTGTCGCAAGTTTGCTAAACAGCAGCCACAGTCTGAGAATGCAAGGGAGAGCCGAGGCAGAGACACTGCATTCAGTCATACAACCGCACAGAAATGCCTGGTGAGGATTCCACAGTAATTCCTCTAACGTCAATCTCACCAAGACAAAACTATGGAGCTAGCTAACTGAACAGAACATCTAACTGCATTCCTGTGTGTTCTGCAATTCAAACCTTAATAGTGATCTTTATATCATTGCTACAGCTATTAGAGCGTTTGCCCTTCTAAcgatccctggaaggagggatcacACTTTATTCCTCCTCATGGTTGATTTGTGTGGTTTTCACTTGTCTTTTAGGTTCAGGGTTATTGAGTGTCGTATAATGAGGGCCTGTGAAGTCTTTTGATTAACTGTAACTGTGGCAAATCAAAAAGTCAAATCAAATTGACTTGACCTTAAGTAAACAGGAATGTAAGCAAACACGCTTAAGATTAACCTTTACAAGTCAATGGCTTCATTGCAGTTATGCCAAAGTGCACAGCCTCTTTGTCATCCTGCCTACCTATTATCCAGCCCTGGCATTAAACAAAGTTTAGGTCACAGATGTAATTGCAAGCTTCAGGCAGTGATTGGGCTAATTGGATGAGGCTTATAAGCCTCGTCTAAATTGGGAACAATAAAGTAAAGATTATCCGGTGTGTTTGGCCCAGGCTCATGCGTTCCTGAAGTGTGAATCAGCCCGGTGTCGGAGTGAACAAGCAGGCCGATCAGGGTGTTTACAGAGCCGTGACAGGGACAATTACTTGGAATCCAGTGGAGGATGTTGGGCAACTACCTTAAACACCTCCTTTGTTCGCACCCATTGTGAGCCCTGTTCTTTCGCAAAATAACCTGGATTAGCCGTTTGACTCTATTTTATGGTTGCCTTGAAGGGTTATGACCccgcaattttttttattttttataaattatgTCTGGGGTGGCCAAAAGTGGCAGCAGGACGTTTTGTTACAAAAAACGCTGTGTCAGCCCCAGCTGTTActgctacacagacacacacacacattcacacgacCATCCTGTCAATGTCGTCTCTGCTCTCCTTTACAGTATGAcagctctgtctccctctgtggcTGCGACAGACTCCACCACACATCTCGTCAGACAGCCAGAGGGCAGCGGGGATGAACCCTGAAGCTCTGAACGCAGCCAGCTGAAAGATGCGTTGGGCATATGGGGATGAAAGTCTCGATCCTCCAATGCACTACCCTGCCACCCAGCCCCCTATCCCTACAGAATATAAACAGTCTGACTTGTAGTGAAAGCCTGGAACTGAGatcgcatccccccccccccagcctatcAAAAGGATCACACCCTCGACTGATCCTGGGTTGTCTCATTGTTTTGTCAATCTTGCTAGGACATCCCCCATCGAACTGACGCTTCATTCAGAACCATTTCCTGATCTAGCAAGAAAGACATAGAAAGCCTAacgtattctctctctctctctgtctgcctcttggtctctctctctctcggtctccctctcggtctctctctctcggtctccctctcggtctccctctctctctctctctctctccgagccCACAGTGACTCTGACACGACACCGCCGGCTTATGCTCCGACCCGctgctcgctctccctctccctctctctctctctctctctctctctctctctctctctctctctctctctctctctctctctctctctctctctctctctctctctctctctctctctctctctctctctctctccagtaggCTGGCACTGTTGGGTTTACCTTTGACCCATCTTTATACAACTGTCCTTCCAAGCTTCTCTGTTCCTTGAAGGGGAAGGCAGTGATGGTTACATAACCgactgggagggaggaggggacggggggCGACTCTAGGTACCTTTAAAGGCTGATGGGTTAAGGGATGAAGTGATGGTTATGCAATGCTTTGGTGCAGAGTTTAGCCAGGTAGCCTAAGAGCAATACAATGCTTTACTTCTCTGACCTTGGGAAAGGATTTCTCAGGGATGTGCCATCATTACATGGAATAGCATGCCATTTGTAACAAAATAATGACATGGCAGGTCTGTTTGTTTAGAGTTCAGAGTGTTGTTGTTGGGAGGTGTTCTGCTTTTGGGATGTGTCATTGTGTCACTGTGGGTATTTATGTCTTAATATTTCCATGCAGTTGGATAAGTGGAGGATGACATTTCCTGGTACCTTCTGTTACAGGGTAAGAAAACAGGAAAATGTGGACTCCACTCTAACAAAGAAAGACGACAGAACATATATATAGCCTGTTGGTGTCAGGATTCAAACCGTCTCTTGCCATGCAGGGGAACTAACGTAAATAATGGAACGTTTTTACACAACTGTCCTCCTTATGTGTGGCTGTTTCATTGACAAAACAACAGAATGGCGTTGGACAAATGTCTTGTCCTCATCTTCCCGGCGCGAGCCGTCCCATTCCGAGGCACGCAGCAGAGTGCAGCACAGTGCCAGGGCTGAGCGGACATGTAGATATGAAATACTACACCGCCCACACGTTAACGCCACTGATTGATTGTGGCTTTTACTCAGAAGCCTGGGAAGTTTCGAAGTTAATAAATAGAGCTGCCGATCTATTTCCCAACAGGCTATCAAGTCCTCCATCCAATTATTCTGCTGTGTCGGAAATCTCCGGATCAATGAAGTTTACCTAACCCCGCTATGACCACTAAGACCCCGTCACCGAGGAAAGTACCGTGATGATCAACAGAGCGGCAGTGTGCACTACTGCTGAGGTCATATTACCCATCCGTCTCAACGGCACCACTACCACGGACCTCTTGGTTTGAAACCACAAGACATCCAATACGGTGGCCAGAAGCTGTCGCAGACTGGGTTTTCAGAGGGAAGGATGAGAGAGGTCGGAGTCGGCAAAGCTATGGGCCCTCAGTAGGCCCTCAATGACAAAGGATTTTAGGAATCTTTTTAATGCTCGTtaagtcctctctctctatctctctccttagGTCTCtgtattatttttctttgtgtttctctccttctttctttattttctgtcAGTGTAAGTTAGCTAGGTCCGGTTTGAGGGGACAGTTAAAGTCATGCAGTGTCCAGTGGGAGGGGTCAGTTAAATTCATTCTAGGTCCGTTGGGGGCCATGATATCAGTTTGTCGTGGTCGGAAactgtcagagagacagagagagttccGGACATGTCTGTGAGACCCACTTTGCCAGCGAGGTCCCTCAGACAAACCCGGAGCCTGTTCTCTAAAGGCCCGAACAGAAAGGGCTCATTCAGAGGCAGATAAAAGCATGGatgtggggggttgggggctggTGGAGCGTGCCCAGAATCCATACACTTTATGCCAATGACGGGAAATCATTTCTGTCCCCACAAATAGAATTTAGGGAAAATGCCATGGGTGTACTCGCCTAAATTAAACTTTTGGGTGTGAAAATTATACAATAACAGACCTTTCAGATTGCACATGAGTGCACAGTATCTTTTTCAATAATTCCCTGATAATTAATTTATCCTCCCAAATATATGGTAAAGCGTTTGGGTGCCATCTCATTCTTAAACAAATTAGACAGAAAGCCGCAAGCAAAACACTTCCTTGGGCCAAACATGTAGTTTGTATGAACAGCTAGATTAGATAATTATTATCCTGGAAGTAGACAGATCGATAATGTGTTGGAACTGGTTCCGAGACACTGGATCATGAGATGAGAGGGAATCCGTACAAATCACTTAACACTCAACAACCATAAACACAACCTCACATCCTGTTTCGCTGTGGGCGTTGGAAGATAAGGTGCATGGGTCACACACTGCTACTAAACCCATGCTAGCAGGGTAAATGGAGACATGTGAGAGAAAGTTAGAGACAGggtagtagagagagagagagggttagagagatgggagcgagatagagagagtggtaagagagagagaggggtaaaagaggtagagagagagggttgaaggaggtagagagagggttgaaggaggtagagagaggggtgaaagaggtagagagagaggggtgaaagaggtagagagaggggtaaaagaggtagagagagagggttgaaggaggtagagagaggggtgaaagaggtagagagaggggtgaaagaggtagagagagaggggtgaaagaggtagagagagaggggtgaggacaGCGCAGTTTGACATGACGcaatcaaaaaaaaatctgtgtatgattgtgtgagtgtgcatgtgactgtgcatgcgtgtgcaaaTCAGAGGGAAGGTGTTACAGTGAAAAGCTATCACAGCTTGAGCCACAAAGCGATGTGTTTGCCAAAACCCAGCCTGGAGGAAGTGACTTGGGAGTGAAGGGCAGCGCGACAAGCAAGAAGGAAGCCTGGATGTGTTCGTCGGCTCACACAGGAAGCCACCCTGCTGTTTGTTTAGACTTTTACTGGACCGCTCCTTCCGAGTCTTGTGGGCTTCACCGCCGCCCCCAttaaggcgacagccagctggcaTGGTCTGTCTAAAACCGCTCCTGTCTCCGAGGGCACCACGCAGAAGTCCTGACACATCAGGGTTTCAACAATTGCGGCGTGAGACGATGGACAGAGTAGATGACCTAAGAGCCGTGGGTCATCTACTCTGTCCATCGTTTCACCCCTGGAAAGACCTTCATCATAGCTTAAGAAGGTTCAAGCCGTTCGATTTTATTGTTTTTCTAAAagggttgttgtgtttgtgtgtgtgtgtgtgtgtgtgtgtgtgtgtgtgtgtgtgtgtgtgtgtgtgtgtgtgtgtgtgtgtgtgtgtgtgtgtgtgtgtgtgtgtgtgtgtgtgtgtgtgtgtgtgtgtgtgtgtgtgttggggggtagAAATTGTTTTGGCCGAAATTTTAATGTTGACAAACATTGGAACAGACGTGCGGCCTACTTTGTGAAATGAAATATAAATTTGCTCTCATTTGGGAAGATCCTTAGGATTTCTTTCCTTGTGCTTTTGTCCTGATCCTGGAGCCTGGGATTTGTCAATCCCAGGCTCCAGTTGCAAGGAATGTGAAtaattgaatgtgtgtttgtcaacgtgttgatgtgtgtgtgtgtgtgtgtgtgtgtttttgtgtgtgtgtccgtgtgcatggatgcctgtgtgtgtgtgtgtttgtgtgtgtttgtttgtgtgtatttgggtgtgtgtctgtgtgcatggatgcctgtgtgtgtgtgtttgtatgtgtgtgtgtatgtgtatgtgtgtgtgtgtttgtgtacgtgtacgtgtacgtgtgcgtgtgtgtgtttgtgtttgtgtgtgtgtgtgtgtgtgtgtgtgtgtgtgtgtgtgtgtgtgtgtgtgtgtgtcatggatcTACTTACaagcaggcatgtgtgtgtgcttgatttGGTGTCAGTCTGCCTATTTTCGGCCGGGGCAGGGCCGTGCCCTGCACCGTCACCCTCTGTTACCCCACTGTTTGAGAACAACAATCCCCTCCCTGTTAAcgctcccccctccacccaagGCCCCTGCTCCACCCCAGACCCCCGTCTCGAGCGACTGAAGATTGAAGTTTTGTAGGTCAGCTCCCTGCGCCCTGGACATGACCAGACGGCCCGTCATGGCTTCTGATCGAAACAAAAGACTTAAGGGACAATTGATGTCGCAACTAGGCCAAGTCCTTCTCCCTTTAAACCCGTTACATCACTTCATATAAAACTAAAGCCGAAATAAATGGCCCAGTGAGAATAAATCTCTTGTTTTACGTAGCTGGGTGTAGTAGCATTGGAATCACCCACGGATGAGAACCATGGAGCCAAGACACAAATACTTGTCTCCTGAGTGTACTCATTTCTAAAGCAAGAGGAAGCCTTAAAATGgttatggaaaaaaaaacattctttctctctgtccctggtaGCTCAGCCAACAAACCCCTGGAGAAAGTATCCTGTTTTCAATTGTCACAACACACAATTGCAAACAAAGACTGCTCAGTCGTCCACTGGTATATACACCTTGTACCCATGTATAACACAACTAGATGATTTATCCTATTTAGATTATCAGAGCAACTTCGTATAGGACGACACAAAATACTCCTTTCTCCTACATGATAATGGTCTGCTCTGATGTTAATGTTAACATGCAGACTAACCAGCTTTCCTCTTCCCTGGGCCCCAGCGAGTCTTTCTTTCAGTGTCTCAAGTTCAAACTGTGTAAAGCAACAGCATTGCTCATTAATGGTCTTCCTGGGACCGCTACACTGCCCTTTCTCATACTTGCGAAGGGAGGTTGTGACTGCGCTGGAGTGCAGGAATTCCTGGCCAAACTCAGACTGCATACTTCTTGGTTAGGGTGTGGGTAAGTGAGAGCACGACGTGACAACAGGATTATTTCTTGTTTCCTTTTACCAATTCATTtcctttattaaaatatccctCCTTCAAATTAAATAGAGGAATACTTTTGTCTCCCAGTTTGATACCCTCAAACCCTTAAAGTACCTTTGTTCCCAATATAGCGCTCAGGCTCTCCTGTAAATTCAAATACTGGGTGTTTCTTAAGGCCTTCTTTAGTCCTCCTTTAGTCCGATGTATTTGTCCCTCTCTGAGAGAGAGGGGCCCTTGCCTGGGAGTATAACCCTGTCTGTGCTGGGGGGGAGTTTAGTGTAGGGCAGAGAGAGGTAAGGGGATTTGGGTGCTAATGTGAGGAACCATGTTGGGCTCATAGCGGCCTCACTGTCTACAGGCTTCGCTAACAAAGGCATGGGAACCTTgacacaggcagacagtcaAGGCTGTTTAGTTAAAACCGTACACtgacgaacgcacacacacgcaagcaaacacacacacacacacacgcgcacatgcacgcacacatgcaaacgcaccCAATTATGACATGAAGCTCATCTTATGTGATTCTAATCCGTTTGCTGCGTACAGAGCCTTTCTCACACAGCCATCTTGCTgcttctctccatcctcctgaTTTTTAACAGCAA
Coding sequences:
- the LOC132470346 gene encoding dysbindin domain-containing protein 2-like, whose amino-acid sequence is MNSSAANINSKRLPSEGEPGQRGADVDTAGQQLRLKERRFFEEVFQHDVDMYLSAAHLAIREHRRPPIGSISSMEVNVDLLDQMEHFDISDQDAFDVFFSSGEESMLNSPLPGQAPGNNNNNNHHGEVVHHGLFRHVLEGLDGKSRVSSTSSESSTNSQSPAANGNGRDTPLASLSDEEGEGTESSGGLYGATPTERDTSQAPSASSTTT